From one Anopheles bellator chromosome 1, idAnoBellAS_SP24_06.2, whole genome shotgun sequence genomic stretch:
- the LOC131209061 gene encoding transcription-associated protein 1 isoform X2, with the protein MLADSGAKDEFKLKAAQELSEHFELITQCSSYQSFLDLAMRVFLKVLQDNEPMFITEFSMQQVRKLILEMIHRLPHSEHVRQYVKPIIVLIIKLLHTENEENVLVCLRILIDIIKQYRPQFQTEILDFLAYLKKIYTDLPKHMPVMLEPRQSIKLKDLKDLNLESLLPDIFTLTPLQVEKKLPDGKTTTASYNLIPKGINSLKVLQELPIIVVLMYQIYKQNLHQEVADFVPLVMNTISLQPTSAHKASPGFNKEIYVDFMGAQIKTLTFSAYIMRLFPDNVQTHASTMVKGMINLLENCPKEVASLRKELLVASRHILQTEFRNHFVPTIEKLFDDDVLLGKGWSTYENLRPLAYSTLADLVHHIRQHLSLQALSKAVHLFAKNIHDESLPTSIQTMSCKLLLNLVECIRLKSDVEPVASRELLIMMLRVFTNKFQTISKQQLPQLMQKWKAKPTEDLLTGSSDSTDVAGQRSTSIGLPAPSNLNVSEYRSLIKTLVCGVKTITWGCPATKPQTEHQSPAKLFNPSEILIFIDLFHWALEALDIYTINIPAPGMAVPQPQPVQKQTLQMPRSKEEKEVLEHFSGVFLTMDPQNFQEIFASTIDFMVDRLYKNNTLQVIANSFLANPKTSPLFATVLVEYLLERMEEMGVNIDRSNLYLRLFKLVFGSVSLFAAENEHMLRPHLHNIVNRSMELAMTAKEPYNYFLLLRALFRSIGGGSHDLLYQEFLPLLPNLLEGLNRLQSGFHKQYMKDLFVELCLTVPVRLSSLLPYLPMLMDPLVSALNGSPTLISQGLRTLELCVDNLQPDFLYDHIQPVRADLMQALWRTLRTQDNAAIVAFRVLGKFGGGNRKMMIEPQKLRYQENDLTAPAVVAYFQDHRNPINFAVDRVIETAFNALKSSATEPFYWHQSWEVIHCYLAASITLDDDKYTLQKLFMHPSFTENNIQCAPSSNYITVDKRARATTQTALTSMVVAAATKELRQSVLPTMVAVVRHYTMVAIAQQAGPFPLHKHFPLSSGGMDPLVLIDALAEIMGHEEKELCKPGTLAMGLILETATNIMGSKERACRLPLMNYLGEKMAALCYERPWYAKMGGCIALKFLYQNMALRWLYQHMFVFLKAFMFIIMDLTGEVSSGAIDMARTNLEKMLRICMMPLEKECKNEELLVTQKKATYDVIHELVRQVTSPHTLVRETAMASLRLIAELQEKTVTEVMNPHREVLVDMIPPKKHLLRHQPASAQIGLMDGNTFCTTLEPRLFTIDLNILTHKVFYHEVLTLSDADDNTLNKLECFKTVTNLVPLRKSALNALAACHYIQNGSCREKIFQILFKGLEKNNVELQEAAFQCMKNFLQGCSVSKETIHTFIRPMLLLLGDYRNLTLSGTRRLSYLTQLFPAMFNEKLCDSLLQILKKMLEVTITTNKGNFLAASKTSEMEKKIVTILGIFHQIPAASPKFIENLCKLILQTEKSLMIEPSSPYRPALLKFLLRYPKETIDLLLTDVVMKDAQWNRFTIFLLRHKDGAPFRNAAQLKGSRLMQHILLNSESASATNPSKPYEERYEAQHQAVLIVHLLVEHEGAWITGQTEIITALKNIWQKDLYKTCQTVVVCDLWHLIAKILIQYFSYNTNEIQLLFQLLRALCLRFVPDFQFLRDFLQNTVCQSYTVEWKRKAFFQFVEVFTTGDMAQDLKAKILTAIIIPSFAISFEKGEGNRLVGAPPAPYQEDDCNVVSVFINKVIDPDKPFANEDCVRIALLQFACLLVEKASPHIHDGDANNKREGNKLRRLMTFAWPCLLPKNCVDPSARYHGHLLLSHIIARLAIHKRIVLQVFHSLLKAHAVEARKVVQQALEVLTPAMPLRMEDGNTMLTHWTKKIIVEEGHTMQQLYHILQLIVRHYKVYYPVRHHLVQQMINSMQRLGLAVNTSSEYRRLSIDLADVIIKWEMQHTRDETDESTGATGTTAAGVDGATASSRKGDEETVSEHNPSRRCMSLVKLAIKPDVPVDLKVVWLDKIFLSVENQQANIGNICTALELLTFLLGVLKKEQILNVLRPLQRGLSACVTCSNTRVIKLMHGLLSRLMAIFPTDAQHKCDDLETLYSTISRMIYEGLATYEKSPQANPSTLFGTLMTLKAACSNNPGYIDRLITPFMRLLNRLTKEHLTGFGGTLGITTGMSLVDVANTNTIALELLVVSLDLVKNRVVVMSVEMRKMFIGAILVGLIEKSNDAKVIKAIVKIIEEWMKSNKNTPVTVQQAPTLREKSILLVKLMQYVEKRFADDAELNGQFLELVNYIYRDEVLKVTELTSKLEAAFVAGLRCPNPHIRAQFFEVFDGSMRRRLHDRLLYVICSHAWDSIGQHYWIKQCIELLILTANTNTQIQNSVEAHLLPSISSVINFADPEERKNFVIYTTIQNESTDAFDPIEDKEDAFDMDMSVDSNISRHEESERPVANRQAALAKLISRQADFMEASRKVRTEQLLVAAAQLCHMDTQLAEKVWLDMFPKLWELLDPTQQQSLDREIIPFLSSGTHIIQKDCSPTALHTFIEALAQCRPPVYLPPQLMAYLGKAHNLWHRMTLMLESLAADWPNVKDQLPDCVDQDDGGMRDCSIVREPLSQMYSALHEEDLWAGLWQKYAKYAETSRAIAHEQMGYFEEAQSIYDSAMSRFKQDLNSGQTPTDMNSEILLWENHWIRCAKELNQWDILMDYGQLCRDKNTYLIMDSAWRVPDWGLMKQVLLKVEQSCPKQVGYKINLYRGYLAILNQEDPQHAASATVERYVELASGYCMREWRRLPPIVSHIHLPILQASQQIMELQEASQIHQGLLQNRTTSLHDMKAIVKTWRNRLPVIADDLSHWSDIFTWRQHHYQIITSHLEQQNEPNAPCMIGAHASAQTIIHFGKIARKQNLTSVCQDSLSRIYTIPSVPIVDCFQKIRQQVKCCLQTASVTSRAELTEALDVIEPTNLDYFTKEMTAEFYALKGLLLAQTGRSEEANKAFSAATQLHDTLIKAWAFWGEYLEHIFTRDYRQIHLGVSAVTCFLHACRNQNESKSRKYLAKVLWLLSYDDDKSSLLNALDKYAVGVPPGQWVPWIPQLLCSLVQYEGNVIMNLLSQVGRMFPQAVYFPIRTLYLTLKIEQRERYKSLEQTSTVQAAQQQLKSETTAATTGAGGTSTTTPIRATPPMWRCSKIMHLQRDIHPTVLSSLEGIIDQMVWFRENWYEEVLRQLRQGLTKCYVIAFDNRGAVNETTITQHTLNFIKKLVSTFGIGIENISSSVSGTFASAASESLARRAQATVQDPVFQKMKGQFTSDFDFSQPGAIKLHNLIMKLKVWIKILVAKTKPLPKSFLIEEKCRFLSNFSQKTAEVELPGELLLPKSSHYHIRIARFMPRVDIVQKHNTAARRLYIRGTNGKIYPYLVVNDAGIADARREERLLQLLRMLNSYLVKRKETSRRFLYLTVPRVVAVSPQMRLVEDNPASVSLLEVYKSCCTKLNMEHDAPITRYYERLAKIQARGSPTNHVILRDILKETQSQMVPRTLLKDWAFRTFPSATDYWQFRKMFTLQLSLSCLLEYALCLTRLNPDMIYLHQDSGLMNVSYFRFEMDDSTGLLDVNRPVPFRLTPNIAEFVSPVGVAGPLTASAVATARCFIQPSFKLTTILKAILKDEIIAFHKKRLIDEKVLDQSSQSSASGSATSSASASGGASASSGAAATASATGGTGASAATPSSQPTDQDNGSIDIDAETIITTVNKAVSNIMGRLNNLSRIDSGEANRMSTFVHVATNPDNLCLMDPAWHPWL; encoded by the exons ATGCTCGCCGACTCCGGTGCCAAGGATGAGTTCAAGCTTAAGGCGGCCCAGGAATTGAGCGAACATTTCGAGCTCATTACGCAGTGCAGTAGCTACCAAAGCTTTCTCGATCTGGCGATGCGTGTGTTTCTAAAGGTTTTGCAGGACAACGAGCCCATGTTTATCACAGAATTCAGTATGCAGCAG GTTCGCAAGTTGATACTGGAGATGATCCACCGATTGCCACACTCGGAGCATGTGCGTCAGTACGTGAAACCGATTATTGTGCTGATCATCAAGTTGCTGCACACGGAAAATGAGGAGAACGTGCTCGTGTGTTTGCGCATCCTGATCGACATAATCAAACAGTACCGTCCGCAGTTTCAGACGGAAATTCTAGACTTCCTCGCCTATCTGAAGAAGATCTACACCGATTTGCCCAAGCACATGCCGGTGATGCTGGAACCGAGACAATCGATCAAGCTGAAAGATCTCAAGGACCTTAACTTGGAAAGCTTGTTGCCGGATATCTTTACCCTGACGCCGCTGCAGGTGGAGAAGAAATTGCCTGATGGCAAAACCACCACCGCGTCG TACAACCTGATTCCCAAGGGAATCAATTCACTTAAGGTGCTGCAAGAGCTGCCCATCATTGTGGTGCTGATGTATcaaatttacaaacaaaacctGCACCAGGAAGTGGCCGATTTTGTGCCGTTGGTCATGAACACCATTAGCCTGCAGCCCACCAGTGCCCACAA AGCTTCCCCAGGTTTCAACAAGGAAATTTATGTCGATTTTATGGGAGCACAGATTAAAACGCTCACATTTTCCGCTTACATAATGCGCCTGTTTCCCGATAACGTGCAAACGCACGCTAGTACAATGGTGAAGGGAATGATCAACCTGTTGGAAAACTGTCCGAAGGAGGTGGCCAGTTTGAGGAAGGAACTGCTTGTCGCTTCACGACACATTTTACAGACGGAGTTTCGAAATC ATTTCGTACCTACCATTGAGAAGCTGTTCGACGATGATGTGCTTTTGGGGAAGGGCTGGTCAACGTATGAAAATCTGCGACCGCTGGCGTACTCAACGCTGGCCGATCTGGTGCACCATATCCGGCAGCATCTGAGTCTGCAGGCCCTCTCGAAGGCGGTGCACTTGTTCGCGAAAAACATTCACGACGAATCGCTTCCGACCAGTATTCAGACGATGTCGTGCAAGCTGTTACTCAACCTCGTGGAATGTATCCGGCTTAAGAGCGACGTGGAGCCTGTGGCCTCACGTGAGCTGCTTATCATGATGCTGCGGGTTTTTACGAACAAGTTTCAAACCATATCCAAACAGCAGCTGCCCCAACTGATGCAGAAATG gaaagcgaaaccaacGGAAGATTTGTTGACCGGAAGTTCCGATAGTACCGATGTGGCAGGACAGCGATCGACGAGCATCGGGCTACCGGCACCGAGTAATCTAAATGTGTCAGAGTATCGCAGCTTGATCAAGACGCTAGTTTGTGGCGTCAAAACTATTACATGGGGCTGTCCAGCAACGAAACCGCAGACCGAACACCAGAGCCCGGCCAAACTGTTCAATCCGAGCGAAATACTGATCTTTATCGATCTGTTCCACTGGGCACTTGAAGCGCTCGATATTTACACAATCAACATTCCTGCACCGGGTATGGCCGTTCCGCAGCCCCAGCCCGTTCAGAAGCAAACTCTTCAAATGCCCCGTTCGAAAGAGGAAAAGGAAGTCCTTGAACACTTCAGCGGTGTG TTCCTCACGATGGATCCACAAAATTTTCAGGAAATTTTCGCCTCTACGATCGATTTTATGGTCGATCGATTGTACAAGAATAACACCCTCCAGGTGATTGCCAATTCGTTCCTTGCTAACCCCAAAACGTCTCCTCTTTTCGCGACCGTACTGGTAGAGTACCTTCTGGAGCGCATGGAAGAGATGGGCGTGAACATCGATCGTTCCAACTTGTACCTGCGGCTGTTCAAGCTCGTGTTCGGTAGCGTCAGTTTGTTCGCGGCTGAAAATGAGCACATGCTGCGTCCGCACTTGCACAACATTGTCAACCGCTCGATGGAGCTCGCGATGACCGCGAAAGAACCGTACAATTACTTCCTATTGCTGCGCGCtctgtttcgttcgattggtGGAGGATCGCACGATCTATTGTATCAGGAATTTTTACCTCTGTTGCCGAATCTACTCGAAGGTTTGAATCGCCTGCAGAGTGGCTTCCACAAGCAGTACATGAAGGATCTGTTCGTTGAGTTGTGCCTAACGGTGCCTGTGCGACTGTCCTCACTGCTACCCTATCTGCCAATGCTGATGGATCCACTTGTGTCCGCTCTGAATGGTTCGCCCACGCTCATCAGTCAG GGACTGCGCACACTGGAACTATGCGTCGACAATTTACAGCCAGACTTCCTGTACGATCACATCCAACCGGTGCGGGCCGATCTGATGCAGGCCCTGTGGCGCACGCTGCGCACACAGGACAACGCCGCGATCGTAGCTTTCCGGGTGTTGGGCAAGTTTGGTGGTGGCAATCGCAAGATGATGATCGAACCGCAGAAACTTCGCTACCAAGAGAACGATCTGACGGCGCCGGCGGTCGTTGCGTACTTCCAGGATCACCGGAACCCGATAAACTTCGCTGTTGACCGAGTGATCGAGACGGCTTTCAATGCACTCAAGTCTAGTGCAACCGAACCGTTCTATTGGCACCAGAGTTGGGAGGTGATCCACTGCTATCTGGCGGCTTCCATCACGCTCGATGACGATAAGTATACGCTGCAGAAACTCTTCATGCACCCCAGtttcaccgaaaacaacaTTCAGTGTGCACCATCGTCAAACTACATTACGGTGGATAAGCGGGCACGGGCCACGACTCAAACGGCGCTCACGAGtatggtggtggcggccgctaCGAAAGAGCTGCGCCAATCCGTCCTGCCCACCATGGTGGCCGTCGTGCGACACTACACGATGGTGGCGATTGCACAGCAAGCGGGTCCCTTTCCGTTGCACAAGCACTTCCCGCTTTCCAGTGGCGGTATGGATCCGCTGGTGCTGATCGACGCGCTGGCCGAAATAATGGGCCACGAAGAGAAGGAACTATGCAAACCGGGCACCTTGGCGATGGGTCTCATACTTGAGACGGCCACCAACATTATGGGGTCGAAGGAACGCGCCTGTCGTCTGCCGCTAATGAATTATCTTGGCGAAAAGATGGCCGCCCTCTGCTACGAACGGCCCTGGTACGCGAAGATGGGTGGTTGTATTGCGCTCAAGTTTCTTTACCAAAACATGGCCCTCCGGTGGCTGTACCAGCATATGTTCGTGTTCCTCAAAGCGTTCATGTTCATCATCATGGATCTGACCGGTGAGGTATCGAGCGGTGCCATCGATATGGCGCGCACAAATCTGGAGAAAATGTTGCGCATCTGCATGATGCCGCTCGAGAAGGAGTGTAAAAACGAggagctgctggtgacgcAAAAGAAAGCCACGTACGACGTGATTCACGAGCTCGTCCGTCAGGTGACCAGCCCGCATACGTTGGTGCGCGAAACG GCAATGGCGTCGTTGCGATTAATTGCCGAACTGCAGGAGAAAACGGTAACCGAAGTGATGAATCCGCACCGTGAGGTGCTGGTCGATATGATTCCACCGAAGAAGCATCTGTTGCGTCACCAACCGGCCAGTGCGCAGATCGGTTTGATGGACGGAAACACCTTCTGTACCACACTTGAGCCTCGTTTGTTTACGATCG ATCTCAACATTTTAACGCACAAAGTATTCTACCACGAAGTACTGACCCTCTCGGACGCCGACGATAACACACTGAACAAACTCGAGTGCTTCAAGACGGTCACTAACTTGGTGCCGTTGCGCAAGAGTGCCCTGAATGCATTAGCCGCCTGTCACTACATACAGAACGGAAGCTGCCGGGAGAAAATTTTCCAGATCCTGTTCAAGGGGCTCGAGAAGAACAACGTCGAGCTGCAGGAGGCGGCTTTCCAGTGCATGAAGAACTTCCTCCAGGGATGCTCGGTCAGCAAGGAAACG ATCCATACCTTCATAcgaccgatgctgctgctgctcggtgacTATCGTAATCTCACGCTCAGCGGCACGCGCCGCCTGTCGTACTTGACGCAACTGTTCCCGGCCATGTTCAACGAGAAACTGTGCGATTCGCTGCTCCAAATTCTGAAGAAGATGCTCGAGGTGACGATTACCACCAACAAGGGCAACTTTTTGGCTGCCTCGAAGACGAGCgaaatggagaagaaaatcgTCACGATCCTCGGCATCTTCCACCAGATACCGGCCGCATCGCCCAAATTCATCGAGAACCTGTGCAAACTGATCCTTCAGACGGAAAAGAGCTTAATG ATCGAACCATCCTCACCGTACCGGCCGGCATTATTGAAGTTTTTGCTACGCTACCCGAAGGAAACGATCGACCTGCTACTGACCGATGTCGTCATGAAGGATGCCCAGTGGAACCGGTTTACAATCTTCCTCCTTCGCCACAAAGACGGCGCTCCGTTCCGGAATGCGGCCCAGCTGAAGGGATCCCGCTTAATGCAGCACATTCTGCTTAACTCGGAATCGGCGTCCGCCACCAATCCTAGCAAACCCTACGAGGAGCGCTACGAGGCGCAACATCAGGCGGTGCTGATCGTTCATCTGCTGGTCGAGCACGAGGGAGCGTGGATAACGGGTCAAACGGAAATTATTACCGCGCTCAAGAACATTTGGCAGAAGGATCTGTACAAG ACTTGccaaacggtggtggtgtgcgatCTATGGCACCTGATCGCAAAGATTCTGATCCAGTATTTCTCGTACAACACCAACGAGATTCAGCTGCTCTTCCAGCTGCTGCGGGCCCTCTGCCTGCGCTTCGTGCCGGATTTCCAGTTCTTACGCGATTTCCTCCAGAACACCGTCTGCCAGAGTTACACGGTGGAATGGAAACGGAAGGCGTTCTTCCAGTTCGTCGAAGTGTTTACGACCGGTGACATGGCGCAGGATCTGAAAGCCAAAATTTTGACCGCGATCATCATACCGAGCTTTGCGATAAGTTTCGAGAAGGGTGAAGGCAATCGGTTGGTTggggcaccaccggcaccgtacCAGGAAGACGACTGCAACGTAGTGTCGGTATTCATTAACAAAGTGATCGATCCGGACAAACCGTTTGCGAACGAAGATTGCGTGAGGATTGCGCTGTTGCAGTTTGCATGTCTCCTGGTGGAGAAAGCTTCGCCGCACATTCATGACGGAGATGCGAACAACAAGCGTGAAGGGAATAAACTGCGGCGGCTGATGACGTTCGCGTGGCCCTGCCTGTTGCCGAAAAACTGTGTCGATCCATCGGCACGGTACCATGGCCACCTGCTGCTAAGTCACATCATTGCCCGTCTGGCTATTCACAAACGAATCGTTCTGCAAG TGTTTCACTCGCTCCTGAAAGCGCATGCCGTCGAAGCTCGGAAGGTGGTTCAGCAAGCGCTTGAGGTGCTAACGCCGGCGATGCCACTGCGCATGGAAGATGGCAACACGATGCTCACACACTGGACGAAGAAGATTATCGTCGAAGAGGGTCACACCATGCAGCAGCTCTACCACATCCTGCAACTGATCGTACGCCACTACAAAGTGTACTACCCGGTCCGACACCACCTGGTGCAGCAGATGATCAATTCGATGCAGCGGCTCGGCTTAGCCGTTAACACCTCCTCCGAGTACCGTCGTCTGTCGATTGATCTTGCCGATGTCATTATTAAGTGGGAAATGCAGCACACCCGGGACGAAACGGACGAGTCTACCGGAGCAACCGGGACTACGGCGGCCGGTGTTGACGGTGCTACCGCTTCCAGCAGAAAAGGCGATGAAGAAACCGTTTCTGAGC ACAATCCTTCGCGCCGCTGCATGAGCCTCGTCAAACTGGCGATCAAACCGGACGTTCCGGTCGATTTGAAAGTTGTGTGGTTGGACAAGATCTTCCTTAGTGTGGAAAACCAACAGGCCAATATCGGCAACATCTGCACGGCACTCGAACTGCTCACATTCTTGCTGGGGGTCCTGAAGAAGGAACAGATACTGAACGTATTGCGACCGCTACAGCGTGGCCTGTCGGCATGTGTCACCTGCTCCAATACACGTGTGATCAAACTTATGCACGGATTGCTGTCACGTCTGATGGCGATCTTCCCGACCGATGCCCAGCACAAATGTGACGATCTGGAAACCCTGTACAGCACAATCTCGCGCATGATCTATGAAGGGTTGGCAACGTACGAAAAGAGCCCACAGGCTAACCCGTCCACATTGTTCGGAACGCTCATGACCCTGAAGGCCGCCTGCAGCAACAATCCCGGGTATATCGATCGGTTGATTACACCGTTCATGCGGTTGCTCAATCGACTGACGAAGGAACACCTGACCGGGTTCGGTGGAACACTCG GAATCACGACCGGAATGTCGCTCGTCGACGTCgccaacacaaacacgatCGCACTGGAGTTGTTGGTTGTTTCGTTGGACTTAGTTAAAAACCGGGTCGTGGTGATGAGCGTCGAGATGCGCAAAATGTTCATCGGTGCCATTTTGGTCGGGTTGATCGAGAAGAGCAACGACGCGAAGGTGATCAAGGCGATTGTGAAGATCATAGAGGAGTGGATgaagagcaacaaaaacacacccgTCACGGTGCAGCAAGCACCGACACTGCGCGAGAAGTCCATCCTGCTGGTCAAGCTGATGCAGTACGTGGAGAAGCGCTTCGCCGACGATGCCGAGCTGAACGGCCAGTTCCTAGAGCTCGTCAATTACATCTACCGGGACGAGGTGTTAAAGGTGACGGAGTTGACATCGAAACTGGAGGCTGCTTTTGTGGCTGGTCTTCGCTGCCCGAATCCGCACATTCGCGCCCAGTTCTTCGAAGTGTTTGATGGTTCGATGCGCCGTCGGCTGCACGATCGGCTGCTGTACGTTATCTGTTCGCACGCGTGGGACTCGATCGGTCAGCACTACTGGATCAAGCAGTGCATTGAGCTGCTCATTCTGAcggccaacaccaacacgcAGATACAGAACAGTGTGGAAGCTCACCTGCTGCCGAGCATTTCATCg GTAATAAACTTCGCGGATCCGGAAGAGCGCAAAAACTTTGTCATCTACACGACGATCCAGAACGAGTCGACCGACgcgttcgatccgatcgaagaCAAGGAAGACGCGTTCGATATGGACATGAGCGTTGATTCGAACATTTCTCGCcacgaagaaagcgaacgaCCGGTAGCGAACCGGCAGGCAGCACTCGCCAAGCTTATCAGCCGCCAGGCGGACTTTATGGAAGCGAGTCGGAAGGTGCGCACCGAGCAACTGCTCGTCGCGGCGGCCCAGCTGTGCCACATGGACACGCAGCTGGCCGAGAAGGTGTGGCTGGATATGTTCCCGAAGCTGTGGGAGCTGCTCGACCCGACCCAACAACAGTCGCTCGATCGCGAGATCATTCCATTCCTGTCTTCCGGTACGCACATCATCCAGAAGGACTGCAGTCCGACGGCACTGCATACGTTCATTGAGGCGCTCGCCCagtgccggccaccggtctATCTGCCACCGCAACTGATGGCTTACCTCGGTAAAGCACACAATCTGTGGCACCGAATGACGCTGATGCTCGAGTCGCTGGCTGCCGATTGGCCGAACGTGAAAGATCAGTTGCCGGATTGTGTCGATCAAGACGATGGGGGTATGCGCGACTGTTCGATCGTGCGCGAACCACTGTCGCAGATGTACTCGGCGCTACACGAGGAGGATTTGTGGGCCGGTTTGTGGCAAAAGTACGCCAAGTATGCTGAAACGAGCCGTGCGATTGCCCACGAGCAGATGGGTTATTTTGAGGAGGCGCAAAGCATCTACGATTCGGCAATGTCACGCTTCAAGCAGGACCTGAACAGTGGCCAAACGCCAACGGACATGAATAGTGAGATACTGCTATGGGAGAACCATTGGATCCGGTGTGCCAAGGAGCTGAACCAGTGGGACATTCTGATGGACTACGGGCAGCTGTGTCGCGATAAGAACACGTATCTCATCATGGACAGTGCGTGGCGCGTCCCGGACTGGGGTCTGATGAAGCAAGTGCTCCTCAAGGTGGAACAGTCCTGTCCGAAGCAGGTGGGATACAAAATCAATCTGTACCGAGGCTATCTGGCGATCCTGAATCAGGAGGACCCGCAGCACGCGGCCAGTGCAACGGTCGAGCGGTACGTGGAGCTAGCATCGGGCTACTGTATGCGCGAGTGGCGCCGCCTTCCACCGATCGTTTCGCACATCCACCTGCCGATACTGCAGGCGTCCCAACAGATTATGGAGCTGCAGGAAGCGAGCCAAATTCATCAGGGCTTGCTGCAGAATCGGACGACCTCGCTGCACGACATGAAAGCGATTGTCAAAACGTGGCGCAACCGATTGCCCGTGATCGCGGACGATCTGTCGCACTGGAGTGACATCTTTACGTGGCGCCAGCACCACTACCAGATCATCACCTCGCACCTGGAGCAGCAGAACGAACCGAATGCACCGTGCATGATCGGGGCACACGCGTCCGCCCAGACCATCATCCACTTTGGAAAGATTGCCCGCAAACAGAACCTGACGAGCGTGTGCCAGGATTCGCTGTCCAGGATCTACACCATCCCGTCGGTGCCGATCGTCGATTGCTTCCAG AAAATCCGGCAGCAGGTCAAGTGTTGCCTGCAAACGGCATCCGTCACCAGCCGGGCCGAGCTGACCGAAGCGCTCGATGTAATCGAGCCAACGAATCTGGACTACTTCACCAAAGAGATGACGGCCGAATTTTACGCCCTCAAAGGGCTCCTGCTGGCCCAAACGGGACGCTCCGAGGAAGCGAACAAAGCGTTCAGCGCCGCCACCCAGCTACACGACACGCTCATCAAGGCGTGGGCTTTCTGGGGCGAGTACTTGGAACACATCTTCACTCGCGACTACCGTCAGATTCACCTCGGTGTGTCGGCCGTCACGTGCTTCTTGCACGCGTGCCGCAAccaaaacgaaagcaaatcgCGCAAATACCTGGCCAAGGTGCTCTGGCTGCTGTCCTACGATGACGACAAGTCCTCTCTACTGAACGCGCTCGATAAGTATGCGGTCGGTGTGCCCCCCGGTCAGTGGGTACCGTGGATTCCGCAGCTTCTCTGCAGCTTGGTGCAGTACGAGGGCAATGTCATTATGAACCTGCTAAGTCAGGTCGGACGTATGTTCCCGCAGGCAGTCTATTTCCCCATACGCACCCTATACCTCACGCTAAAGATCGAGCAACGTGAGCGGTACAAAAGCCTCGAACAAACCTCGACCGTGCAGGCAGCACAGCAACAGCTAAAGAGCGAGA caacagccgccaccaccggtgcggGCGGAACGTCCACTACAACACCGATCCGTGCCACACCGCCGATGTGGCGTTGTTCGAAGATTATGCACCTACAGCGTGATATCCATCCAACGGTGCTCAGCTCGCTAGAGGGCATCATCGATCAGATGGTGTGGTTCCGAGAAAACTGGTACGAAGAGGTGCTCCGACAGCTGCGTCAAGGTCTGACCAAGTGCTATGTGATCGCGTTCGACAATCGGGGAGCGGTTAACGAGACAACCATCACGCAACACACGCTAAACTTTATCAAAAAGCTCGTCTCTACGTTTGGCATCGGAATAG AAAACATTTCCAGCTCCGTGTCGGGAACGTTTGCTTCGGCGGCTTCGGAGTCGCTCGCCCGACGCGCGCAAGCCACCGTGCAGGATCCGGTGTTCCAGAAGATGAAGGGACAGTTTACGAGCGATTTCGACTTCTCCCAACCAGGTGCCATCAAGCTTCACAATCTCATCATGAAGCTTAAGGTGTGGATCAAAATCCTGGtggcgaaaacgaaaccctTGCCCAA ATCATTCCTCATCGAAGAAAAGTGTCGCTTTTTGTCCAACTTTAGCCAAAAGACGGCCGAGGTGGAACTGCCCGGTGAGCTGCTGTTGCCGAAGAGCTCGCACTACCACATCCGCATCGCACGGTTTATGCCACGGGTGGACATTGTGCAGAAGCACAATACGGCAGCCCGGCGGTTGTACATCCGCGGAACGAACGGTAAAATCTATCCCTACCTGGTGGTCAACGATGCGGGAATTGCGGATGCACGCCGCGAAGAGCGTTTGCTGCAGTTGCTCCGAATGCTGAACTCGTATTTGGTGAAACGGAAGGAAACATCGCGTCGCTTCCTATATCTGACCGTACCGCGGGTCGTGGCCGTTTCACCTCAGATGCGACTCGTCGAAGACAATCCGGCCAGCGTATCGTTGCTCGAAGTGTACAAATCGTGCTGCACCAAGCTCAACATGGAGCACGACGCACCAATTACGCGTTACTACGAGCGGCTGGCAAAGATACAAGCCCGCGGATCACCGACCAATCACGTCATACTGCGCGACATTCTGAAAGAGACGCAATCGCAGATGGTCCCTAGGACACTGCTGAAGGACTGGGCGTTCCGCACGTTCCCGTCGGCCACCGATTACTGGCAGTTCCGAAAGATGTTCACGCTGCAGCTATCGCTTTCGTGTCTGCTTGAGTACGCGCTCTGTCTGACGCGCCTCAATCCGGACATGATCTATCTGCACCAGGATTCGGGACTGATGAACGTGTCCTACTTCCGGTTCGAGATGGACGACAGTACCGGGCTGCTGGACGTGAAccgtcccgttccgttccgtctgaCGCCCAACATTGCCGAGTTTGTGTCGCCGGTTGGTGTGGCGGGACCACTCACGGCGTCAGCCGTTGCTACCGCCCGCTGCTTCATCCAGCCCAGCTTCAAGCTGACCACCATTCTGAAGGCGATCTTGAAAGATGAAATCATTGCTTTCCACAAGAAGCGACTCATCGACGAGAAAGTTCTCGATCAGAGCAGTCAATCCTCTGCGAGCGGCAGTGCTACTTCGAGCGCATCGGCTAGTGGCGGTGCATCTGCCAGTAGtggagccgccgccaccgcatCGGCTACAGGAGGGACAGGAGCGAGCGCTGCCACTCCGTCGTCACAACCCACCGACCAAGACAACGGATCAATCGATATCGATGCGGAAACGATCATCACGACGGTGAACAAGGCGGTTAGCAACATTATGGGCCGCCTGAACAATCTTTCGCGCATCGACAGTGGCGAAGCGAACCGCATGAGTACGTTCGTGCACGTTGCCACCAATCCGGACAATCTCTGTCTGATGGATCCGGCTTGGCATCCGTGGTTGTAA